A single region of the Stegostoma tigrinum isolate sSteTig4 chromosome 8, sSteTig4.hap1, whole genome shotgun sequence genome encodes:
- the zgc:109982 gene encoding retinol dehydrogenase 8: MAQKTVLITGCSSGIGLAIASKLAKDDKKRFMVYATMRNLDKKRDLMNTAGSALGKTLEIKQLDVCCEKSIRDCINSIPNRKVDVLVSNAGMGMIGPIECQSLEEMKYVMDTNFFGLVRLLKEILPDMKRRKKGHIVVISSVMGIQGILFNDIYAASKFAVEGFCESLAIQAIKFKLNITLIEPGPVITEFEKKVYEEGLKVDLSAADQETRDMFTNIYLRNYKDIFVSLGQTADDVAEHTKRIIISDNPPFRHQTNTLYTPMTTLKYADPNGDLPIDTFYKMVFHHDKVFHASLNFIKLLRWRSKKSFNLGKTNTKE, encoded by the exons ATGGCTCAAAAAACTGTTTTAATTACTGGCTGCTCTTCAGGAATTGGCTTGGCTATCGCCTCTAAACTGGCCAAGGATGATAAAAAAAGATTTATGG TTTATGCCACCATGCGGAATCTGGATAAGAAGCGAGATCTCATGAATACTGCCGGAAGTGCACTGGGCAAAACACTGGAGATTAAACAATTAGATGTTTGTTGTGAAAAGTCAATCCGTGACTGTATTAACAGTATTCCCAACAGGAAAGTCGATGTACTTG TTAGCAATGCTGGAATGGGGATGATTGGACCGATTGAGTGCCAGAGCTTGGAGGAGATGAAGTATGTTATGGACACCAACTTCTTTGGACTTGTTAGACTCCTTAAAGAAATCCTGCCAGATatgaagaggaggaagaagggTCACATTGTGGTTATTAGTAGTGTGATGGGAATTCAGG GTATTTTGTTCAATGATATCTATGCAGCCTCAAAATTTGCAgtggaaggattttgtgaaagtTTAGCAATTCAGGCGATAAAATTCAAGTTGAA CATCACTCTGATCGAGCCTGGCCCCGTAATCACTGAATTCGAAAAAAAGGTTTATGAAGAAGGACTGAAGGTGGATCTGTCTGCAGCAGACCAGGAAACGAGAGATATGTTTACAAACATTTACCTGCGTAACTACAAGGACATATTTGTAAGCTTGGGACAAACTGCTGATGATGTGGCTGAG CACACCAAGAGGATCATTATCTCAGACAATCCGCCATTTCGTCATCAGACAAACACCCTTTACACTCCAATGACAACTCTGAAGTATGCCGATCCAAATGGAGATCTCCCCATTGACACCTTCTACAAAATGGTTTTCCACCATGATAAAGTTTTCCACGCGAGTCTCAATTTTATTAAATTGTTGAGATGGAGAAGCAAAAAGAGTTTTAACTTAGGAAAAACAAATACTAAGGAATAG